One Coleofasciculus sp. FACHB-1120 DNA window includes the following coding sequences:
- a CDS encoding zinc-dependent alcohol dehydrogenase, whose translation MKAVCWHGNNDVRVDNVPDPKILNPRDAIVKITSTAICGSDLHIYDGFIPTMQAGDILGHEFMGEVVELGSAVKNVKIGDRVVVPFTIACGNCLFCNRDLWSLCDNSNPNGWMAEQMYGHSPSGLFGYSHLFGGYAGGQAEYARVPFADVGLFKIPDGLTDDQVLFLTDIFPTGYMAAENCNIKPGDIVAVWGCGPVGQFAIKSAFMLGAHRVIAIDRIPERLQMAKEQCGAEILNYEELDVGEALKEMTGGRGPDSCLDAVGMEAHGTGPDAFYDKVKQAVRMETDRPTALRQVIVACSKGGHVSLAGVYGGFLDKIPMGAAFNKGLTFKMGQTHVHRYLKPLLEHIQNGDIDPSFVITHRLPLEEAKHGYEIFKNKKDNCIKVVLKP comes from the coding sequence ATGAAAGCTGTTTGTTGGCATGGAAACAACGATGTGCGGGTAGATAATGTACCCGATCCAAAAATTCTTAACCCGCGCGATGCCATCGTCAAAATTACGTCAACAGCGATTTGCGGCTCCGATTTGCATATTTACGATGGTTTCATCCCGACCATGCAAGCGGGCGATATCCTCGGTCATGAATTTATGGGGGAGGTGGTTGAACTTGGCAGCGCCGTCAAGAATGTAAAAATAGGCGATCGCGTCGTTGTCCCTTTCACCATCGCCTGCGGTAACTGCCTATTCTGCAACCGCGATCTGTGGTCGCTGTGCGATAACTCCAACCCGAACGGCTGGATGGCTGAACAAATGTACGGTCATTCGCCATCGGGACTTTTCGGCTACTCCCACTTGTTCGGCGGCTATGCTGGAGGTCAAGCGGAGTATGCGCGAGTACCTTTTGCCGATGTTGGTTTGTTTAAAATTCCCGATGGATTGACAGACGATCAGGTACTGTTCCTAACGGATATTTTCCCGACCGGCTACATGGCAGCCGAAAACTGTAACATCAAACCGGGCGATATCGTAGCCGTTTGGGGCTGCGGGCCTGTCGGACAGTTCGCAATCAAAAGTGCCTTCATGCTGGGTGCCCATCGCGTTATTGCCATCGACCGCATTCCCGAACGCCTACAAATGGCTAAAGAACAATGCGGGGCAGAAATTCTCAACTATGAAGAACTCGATGTCGGCGAAGCACTCAAAGAAATGACTGGCGGACGTGGGCCAGATTCTTGTCTGGATGCCGTCGGGATGGAAGCACACGGCACCGGGCCGGATGCTTTCTACGACAAAGTCAAGCAAGCCGTGCGAATGGAAACCGACCGTCCCACCGCCCTGCGGCAAGTCATTGTCGCTTGTAGCAAAGGCGGTCATGTATCACTTGCGGGTGTTTATGGGGGCTTCCTTGACAAAATTCCAATGGGCGCAGCTTTTAACAAAGGTTTGACGTTCAAAATGGGACAAACGCACGTTCACAGATACTTGAAACCGTTATTGGAACATATCCAAAATGGTGATATCGATCCATCTTTCGTAATCACTCACCGCTTGCCTTTAGAAGAGGCAAAACACGGTTACGAAATTTTCAAAAATAAAAAAGACAACTGCATCAAAGTTGTACTAAAACCATAA
- a CDS encoding DUF2267 domain-containing protein translates to MKYDQFIKQVQSVAQLSHRQEAERATRATLEILKERIVGDEAKDLASQLPAELKECLHGREGENGQFFSLQEFYQRVSEKEGIDPRDAATHVRAVFAVLQKAVTPGEFADVRANFSDDDAELFFAGTLLSEVPSSPSS, encoded by the coding sequence GTGAAATACGACCAGTTCATTAAACAGGTTCAAAGCGTTGCCCAACTGAGCCACCGTCAAGAAGCAGAACGTGCTACTCGTGCCACGCTGGAAATACTGAAAGAACGCATCGTTGGAGACGAGGCAAAAGACCTAGCTTCACAACTGCCAGCCGAACTAAAAGAGTGTCTGCACGGGCGAGAGGGCGAAAACGGTCAGTTTTTCTCGTTGCAAGAGTTTTACCAGCGCGTCAGCGAAAAAGAGGGAATCGATCCTCGCGATGCTGCAACTCATGTTCGAGCGGTGTTCGCGGTGCTGCAAAAAGCTGTAACACCCGGTGAGTTTGCAGATGTCCGCGCTAATTTTTCGGACGATGACGCAGAGCTATTTTTTGCCGGAACTTTATTGAGTGAAGTTCCTAGTTCGCCATCATCTTAA
- a CDS encoding zinc-dependent alcohol dehydrogenase — protein MKAVCWYGATDVRVETVPDPKILNPRDAILKITSTAICGSDLHIYDGYIPTMQPGDIIGHEFMGEIVEVGSKVTNLKPGDRVVVPSTIGCGHCHYCNHDMWSLCDNSNPNAWMEEKLFGNVTSAIYGYSHLFGGYAGAQAEYVRVPFADVGVVKVPAEIPDEKLLFISDAIPTGFMGAELCDIQPGDTVAVWGCGAVGQFAMISAYMLGAERVIGIDRFPERLQMAREHAKAETINYEEVDAGEALKEMTGGRGPDCCIDAVGLEAHGMGVEGVYDKAKQAVRLETDRPHVLRQMMVACRKGGTLSIMGVYGGFVDKLPFGAAFNKGLTFRMGQMHGQKYMQMLLDKVLNGELDPSFVVTHQLPLAEAKNGYEMFKHKEDKCIKVVLKP, from the coding sequence ATGAAAGCAGTATGTTGGTACGGTGCCACCGATGTGCGGGTCGAAACCGTACCCGATCCCAAAATTCTCAATCCGCGCGACGCCATTCTCAAAATTACTTCGACGGCAATTTGTGGCTCTGATTTGCACATTTATGATGGCTACATTCCGACGATGCAGCCGGGTGACATTATCGGTCACGAGTTCATGGGAGAAATCGTCGAAGTTGGAAGCAAAGTAACCAATTTGAAACCGGGCGATCGCGTTGTCGTTCCTTCCACGATCGGATGCGGTCACTGCCACTATTGCAACCACGATATGTGGTCGCTGTGCGACAATTCCAACCCGAACGCTTGGATGGAAGAAAAGCTCTTCGGTAACGTCACTTCAGCAATTTACGGCTACTCTCACTTATTCGGCGGTTATGCAGGCGCTCAAGCTGAATATGTGCGCGTTCCCTTCGCGGATGTGGGTGTCGTCAAGGTTCCCGCAGAAATTCCCGACGAGAAATTATTGTTTATCTCCGATGCCATTCCTACGGGCTTTATGGGCGCGGAGTTATGCGACATTCAGCCAGGAGATACTGTCGCCGTCTGGGGTTGCGGCGCTGTCGGACAATTCGCCATGATTAGCGCCTATATGCTGGGTGCTGAGAGAGTCATCGGCATCGACCGTTTTCCCGAACGTCTCCAAATGGCAAGGGAACACGCAAAAGCGGAAACAATTAACTACGAAGAAGTTGATGCTGGTGAAGCGCTAAAAGAAATGACCGGCGGTCGGGGTCCCGATTGCTGCATTGACGCAGTGGGATTAGAAGCTCACGGCATGGGGGTTGAAGGAGTCTACGACAAAGCGAAGCAGGCAGTCCGGCTGGAAACAGACCGTCCCCACGTCCTACGGCAAATGATGGTCGCTTGTCGCAAAGGTGGCACGCTCTCAATCATGGGCGTTTATGGCGGCTTTGTAGACAAACTGCCTTTTGGTGCTGCTTTCAACAAAGGCTTGACCTTTAGGATGGGGCAAATGCACGGGCAGAAATATATGCAGATGTTGCTGGATAAGGTTTTGAATGGCGAACTCGATCCATCCTTCGTTGTCACCCATCAGTTACCCCTAGCAGAAGCCAAGAATGGCTACGAAATGTTTAAGCACAAAGAAGATAAGTGTATCAAAGTTGTGCTGAAACCTTGA
- a CDS encoding manganese catalase family protein — protein MFYHKKQLQYFTPPQNPDPVYAMKIQELIGGTFGEMTVMMQYLFQGWNCRGPAKYRDMLLDIGTEEIGHVEMLATMIAHLLDKAPLKVQEEGAADRLVGAVMGGSNVRHEIMAAAMNPQHAIVSGLGATPSDSVGYPWNGRFIVASGNLLADFRSNLHAESQGRLQAVRMYEMSDDPGVKDTLSFMIARDTMHQNQWLAAIEDIVDSGLDDTPVPSSFPLELEKREYAYQFWNHSDGTESAEGRWAKGKSMDGKGEFEYVENPQPLGPEPTPPPAEPKLHGTPGFEKARHTK, from the coding sequence ATGTTTTACCATAAAAAGCAACTTCAGTATTTCACTCCGCCACAAAACCCCGATCCGGTCTACGCCATGAAGATTCAGGAACTCATCGGCGGCACCTTTGGCGAGATGACTGTAATGATGCAGTACCTATTTCAGGGATGGAACTGTCGGGGTCCTGCTAAGTACCGAGATATGCTGCTGGACATCGGTACTGAAGAAATCGGTCACGTTGAGATGCTTGCCACAATGATCGCCCATCTGCTGGACAAAGCGCCTCTAAAAGTCCAAGAGGAAGGTGCCGCAGATCGGCTAGTCGGTGCGGTTATGGGCGGTTCTAACGTGCGGCATGAGATTATGGCAGCGGCAATGAACCCGCAACACGCTATTGTTTCCGGTTTGGGTGCGACGCCATCTGACAGCGTTGGCTACCCTTGGAACGGTCGCTTTATCGTCGCCAGCGGTAATTTGTTAGCAGATTTCCGCTCTAATCTCCACGCTGAGTCGCAAGGTCGCTTGCAGGCGGTGCGAATGTATGAAATGTCAGATGACCCAGGCGTGAAAGATACTTTGAGTTTCATGATCGCCCGCGACACCATGCACCAAAACCAGTGGTTGGCAGCGATTGAGGATATTGTAGACTCTGGACTGGACGACACTCCGGTTCCGAGTTCCTTCCCGCTGGAATTGGAGAAGCGCGAGTATGCCTATCAGTTCTGGAATCACTCTGACGGTACTGAAAGCGCCGAAGGACGTTGGGCGAAGGGCAAATCAATGGACGGCAAAGGCGAGTTTGAGTATGTGGAGAATCCGCAACCGTTAGGGCCAGAACCAACACCTCCGCCTGCTGAACCAAAGTTGCACGGCACCCCAGGTTTTGAGAAGGCACGACACACCAAATAA
- a CDS encoding cupin domain-containing protein, with amino-acid sequence MTDTTVMKVDSTNSPKGEMGQKYLAAGKTISMRLWENEQPNEPKEPTAREYETVGYVINGRAELHLEGQVILLEPGNSWTVPKGASHTYKILESFTAVEATSPPAQVHGRDEA; translated from the coding sequence ATGACAGATACAACTGTGATGAAAGTAGATTCTACCAATTCCCCCAAAGGCGAAATGGGTCAAAAGTATCTCGCAGCAGGCAAAACCATCTCGATGCGTCTTTGGGAAAACGAACAACCCAACGAACCAAAAGAACCAACTGCACGGGAATATGAGACGGTTGGTTATGTCATCAACGGTCGCGCTGAGTTGCATCTGGAAGGTCAAGTAATTTTGCTAGAACCAGGCAATTCTTGGACTGTACCGAAAGGTGCATCCCACACCTACAAAATTCTGGAATCTTTCACGGCAGTTGAGGCAACCTCTCCACCCGCCCAAGTTCACGGGCGCGACGAAGCTTAA
- a CDS encoding L-dopachrome tautomerase-related protein, translating into MSFASPVRALPTPKPAEKPIEKTVGNIESVASFNGPMPTGVTVSQDGRIFVNFPRWGDNVEFTVAELKNGTAVAYPNADINRPNPNNPAESLISVQSVVVDPQNRLWILDTGSPQFAPTSYGGPKLIGVDLKQNRIIKTILFPQDVALPTTYLNDVRFDLRRGKAGMAFITDSSSSGPNAIIVVDLASGKSWRRLNNHPSTKAEPNFLPSVEGQPLMMRSPNQPPSYLKVGADGIAISADGDRLFYCPLAGRRLYSVSVDALANEQLSESQVAATVVDLGDKSGASDGLESDAENRVYLTNYEHNSILRRLPDGMYETLVHDPRVLWPDTLSVASDGYLYFTANQLHRQPNFHGGRDLREKPYSLFRVPIDGNPILLR; encoded by the coding sequence ATTTCTTTTGCATCGCCCGTTCGGGCGCTACCCACACCGAAACCGGCTGAGAAACCCATTGAGAAAACAGTTGGCAACATTGAATCAGTTGCCTCCTTTAATGGGCCAATGCCTACTGGCGTCACTGTGTCTCAAGACGGTCGAATTTTTGTGAACTTCCCTCGCTGGGGAGACAATGTAGAATTTACCGTTGCTGAGTTAAAAAACGGGACGGCGGTGGCTTATCCCAATGCCGACATTAACCGCCCAAATCCTAACAACCCAGCTGAATCGTTGATTTCGGTTCAAAGTGTCGTTGTCGATCCGCAAAACCGCCTGTGGATTTTAGACACCGGAAGTCCCCAATTTGCCCCCACTTCCTACGGGGGGCCAAAGTTAATTGGGGTTGACTTAAAGCAAAATCGGATTATCAAAACAATTCTCTTTCCCCAGGATGTAGCGCTGCCAACGACTTACTTAAACGATGTCAGATTTGACTTGCGGCGTGGCAAAGCTGGAATGGCATTCATCACCGATTCTTCTAGTTCTGGGCCAAATGCAATTATTGTTGTAGACCTCGCTTCTGGTAAAAGCTGGCGACGGCTGAACAATCACCCCTCCACCAAAGCCGAACCAAATTTTTTGCCCAGCGTCGAAGGACAACCGTTGATGATGCGATCGCCTAATCAACCCCCTAGCTATCTCAAAGTAGGTGCAGACGGGATTGCGATTAGTGCTGATGGCGATCGCTTATTTTACTGCCCTCTGGCAGGTCGCCGTTTATACAGTGTCAGCGTTGATGCTTTAGCAAACGAGCAATTATCAGAGTCGCAAGTAGCAGCAACTGTGGTGGATCTCGGTGATAAAAGTGGTGCCTCAGATGGACTGGAATCAGATGCTGAAAACCGCGTTTACCTGACGAACTACGAACACAATTCCATTCTTCGCCGCCTACCGGATGGAATGTATGAAACGCTCGTTCACGATCCTCGTGTTTTGTGGCCCGATACGCTTTCTGTGGCATCAGACGGCTATCTCTATTTCACTGCCAATCAACTGCATCGCCAACCGAATTTTCATGGCGGCAGAGATTTAAGAGAAAAGCCCTACAGTCTATTTCGAGTCCCCATTGATGGGAATCCAATCTTGCTCCGCTAA
- a CDS encoding SDR family oxidoreductase gives MSRKLEGKVAIITGAGTGIGEAIAHKFAKEGAKVVVNGLPSDPLDEVAQAIQHYGAEAIAYAGDISEESHAQACVKAAIDYYGRLDILVNNAGVFLVTAETQDYPIDVFDQTIRMNIRSAFLMTKYALPHLQKTRGNIVSAGSEAGFNGLARNTPYGGTKGWMHSFMKGVAVEQAQYGVRANCVCPGAIDTAWTHKETGPMDGQMEKMLINATPMARRGTPEEMANVYAFIASDEASYVTGALWLADGGVTVAKGAIGEQTPESLRAEPQGELRLDHAREGLEHKQVQTIS, from the coding sequence ATGAGTAGAAAACTGGAAGGCAAAGTTGCCATTATCACGGGTGCGGGGACTGGAATCGGCGAAGCGATCGCGCATAAATTTGCCAAAGAAGGTGCCAAAGTCGTTGTGAATGGACTCCCTAGCGATCCGCTGGATGAAGTCGCACAAGCAATTCAGCACTATGGTGCAGAAGCGATCGCTTACGCGGGAGATATCTCGGAAGAATCCCACGCTCAAGCTTGTGTTAAAGCCGCCATTGACTACTACGGGCGTCTGGACATTTTGGTGAATAATGCGGGTGTGTTTTTGGTAACGGCGGAGACTCAAGACTATCCGATTGATGTTTTTGACCAGACGATCCGGATGAACATCCGTTCCGCCTTCCTGATGACCAAGTACGCTCTACCGCACCTCCAAAAAACACGCGGGAACATTGTCTCCGCTGGGTCTGAGGCTGGTTTTAACGGACTGGCGCGAAATACCCCTTACGGGGGTACCAAAGGCTGGATGCATTCCTTTATGAAAGGCGTGGCGGTTGAGCAAGCTCAATACGGAGTTCGCGCTAACTGTGTCTGTCCGGGTGCCATTGATACCGCTTGGACGCACAAAGAAACCGGGCCAATGGATGGTCAGATGGAGAAAATGCTAATTAATGCGACTCCAATGGCTCGACGCGGTACGCCAGAGGAAATGGCAAACGTCTACGCCTTTATCGCTTCAGATGAAGCAAGTTACGTTACGGGTGCATTGTGGCTGGCGGATGGTGGTGTCACCGTGGCGAAAGGAGCAATCGGTGAGCAAACACCAGAATCTTTGCGTGCTGAACCCCAAGGAGAACTGCGTTTGGATCATGCCAGAGAAGGGCTAGAACACAAACAAGTCCAAACGATTAGTTAA
- a CDS encoding SRPBCC family protein yields MTSKDIVPSGQNEPSNVADTERWGSLLGGGALVLMGLKQRSLRGALMAIAGGGLIYHGATAEKGLQDTIQDTIQEKAGMNQSIKVEKTVTINKPADELYRFWHNFENLPNFMKHLKSVTVVNERRSHWIANAPMGASVEWDADIINEKENELIAWASTEGADVENAGFVRFSPAPANRGTEVKVVIEYNPPGGAVGAAIAKLFGEEPEQQVGDDLRRFKMIMEAGEIATTEGQPSGRS; encoded by the coding sequence ATGACATCTAAAGATATCGTTCCCAGCGGTCAGAATGAACCCAGCAATGTTGCGGATACGGAGCGTTGGGGATCGTTACTGGGAGGCGGCGCACTCGTACTGATGGGTTTAAAGCAACGATCTCTTCGGGGAGCGTTAATGGCGATTGCGGGTGGCGGTCTGATTTATCACGGGGCGACCGCAGAAAAAGGTCTCCAAGACACTATACAAGACACCATACAGGAAAAAGCAGGGATGAACCAAAGCATCAAAGTTGAAAAGACTGTCACAATCAATAAACCAGCGGATGAACTTTATCGCTTTTGGCATAACTTTGAAAACTTGCCTAATTTCATGAAGCATCTGAAATCAGTGACTGTCGTGAACGAGCGGCGATCGCACTGGATTGCCAATGCGCCAATGGGTGCAAGTGTGGAATGGGATGCAGATATTATTAACGAGAAAGAAAACGAGTTAATCGCTTGGGCTTCAACGGAAGGAGCAGACGTTGAGAATGCAGGGTTTGTACGCTTTTCACCTGCGCCTGCGAATCGGGGTACGGAAGTAAAAGTCGTTATCGAATATAATCCACCGGGAGGTGCTGTCGGGGCTGCGATCGCTAAACTTTTTGGCGAAGAACCAGAACAGCAAGTTGGCGATGATTTACGCCGTTTCAAAATGATTATGGAAGCAGGTGAAATTGCGACAACCGAAGGTCAACCTTCTGGAAGAAGTTAA
- a CDS encoding DJ-1/PfpI/YhbO family deglycase/protease: MTQQNNNGSKKRVAILIENGVEDSEFQVPYKALQMAGMEVVVLGSRMNENYVGKQGKLSQKPDGTTTEAVALDFDAVIIPGGMAPDVMRTNPNTVNFVKDAFEHGKLVAAVCHGPQVLIEADLLRGKQATGFFSIRTDIINAGAHYVDEPVVVDGNLITSRQPGDLAIFTTAILSRLGYGGKEAALPNESDITAEWWKLADAWGGSTKGDIAKGLNTALTGERYSQEAFEQYAEKSTDAELTSILQDMIKNKQHHIQMLEERLNALGEKPSIPAQAADKYAKFKASLQGSDDTDLLRRTMGDLQTGVVDVNNLRMKFTDPVTTAVLTAIEVDLSKYEQCLAAFYKSRMAGQEVKPAKPTTGVSVKM; encoded by the coding sequence ATGACACAGCAAAATAATAACGGCAGCAAAAAGCGCGTTGCCATCTTGATCGAAAATGGGGTAGAAGATTCTGAATTTCAAGTCCCGTATAAAGCCTTACAGATGGCGGGAATGGAGGTCGTTGTCCTCGGTTCTCGGATGAACGAGAACTATGTGGGTAAACAAGGCAAATTGTCCCAGAAACCCGATGGCACCACTACAGAAGCCGTGGCTCTTGATTTCGATGCGGTTATCATCCCCGGCGGCATGGCTCCCGACGTGATGCGGACAAACCCCAACACCGTCAATTTTGTAAAAGATGCCTTTGAGCATGGAAAATTGGTGGCTGCCGTTTGCCACGGGCCACAAGTTCTGATTGAAGCCGATTTGCTTAGAGGTAAGCAAGCGACTGGCTTCTTCTCTATCCGCACAGACATCATCAATGCTGGTGCCCACTATGTGGATGAGCCGGTCGTGGTCGATGGCAACCTGATTACCTCGCGTCAACCGGGTGATTTGGCAATTTTCACCACTGCAATTCTCAGCCGTCTCGGTTACGGTGGCAAAGAAGCCGCTTTACCGAATGAAAGCGATATCACGGCTGAATGGTGGAAACTGGCGGATGCTTGGGGCGGTTCCACCAAGGGCGACATTGCCAAAGGTTTGAATACGGCGCTGACAGGCGAACGCTATTCGCAAGAAGCGTTTGAGCAGTATGCCGAGAAAAGTACAGATGCAGAATTGACTTCGATTCTGCAAGACATGATCAAAAATAAGCAGCATCACATTCAAATGCTGGAAGAACGGCTGAATGCTCTGGGAGAAAAACCCTCGATTCCGGCGCAAGCGGCTGATAAATACGCCAAATTTAAAGCTTCTCTGCAAGGCAGTGATGACACCGATCTGTTGCGTCGCACAATGGGCGATTTGCAAACCGGCGTTGTCGATGTTAACAACTTGCGGATGAAATTTACCGATCCGGTTACTACTGCCGTTCTCACCGCGATTGAAGTGGATTTGTCGAAGTACGAACAGTGTTTGGCGGCATTCTATAAATCCCGGATGGCAGGTCAAGAAGTGAAGCCTGCGAAGCCGACGACTGGCGTTTCCGTCAAGATGTAA